The region aatcaactttttaatttttgaataaatgtgattaagaaaaaaatttaaaaaagattatattgataaaatttcatatttatgaTCCAAAAgtatttctattaaaaaaatagcaaatttTATAAAGGATAAAAACCAAAACTCTTACTAAGAGAAACAaaacatgtataaaaaaaacattcataaaaaaaaagaaaaaaattacaaacagaTTTCAGTCATTTGACGGGACATTTGACGTAAAATATGTTAGCAAATTAGCATTACTTTCCAAAAAGTAACTTTCcgataaaataaaacaataattttattaaataaattaaaaataaaataaaataaaaaaataaaataaaaataaaataaaataacctaCCACATTAATTGCTAGTGTGTATCTATTCATTTCCAAGGACCACATAGTGCTATTCTATTATTGGATCAACTTTTGAGTTGGTTAATCTGGTTAGGCGGAAGCCCCAACGGGTGTATCCAGAAAGGTGAGGTGGAGAAATCAACTTCATCGATGGAAACTTCCTGGGACCACTTCTGAAGCACCAGAAGGTGGTTGTTAACACACCAGGGCCTCCCGTTCCAGACCCTTTCCAGATCCTCCTCCCGGTCGAAGGTGAACATAAAAATACTAAGCATCTCCCTAGAGACCTGGAAGCCATATCTCATTCGCCAGGAAGTGGACAGAATTCCTTTCAAAACAGTTGGGTGGAAGGACTTGTGACCCTTAAATTTGCCTACCAGGACAAACTTATCTTTCTGTTCCACTTGAAACAACTTAAGCACTGGCTCAGAGACATTAAGCCTAGCAGCAGACAGAGTGAGTTCATTAATAGTTGACTGGTGAATGGACATAGTGGAGGGGTTAGGTGGGAAAAATATGATAGAGTAATGGTTTATTACACCGATACCAGAGCGAGTAAATGCCGAGGAGGGAGACAAGGCTAGAGAACAGAAGGAAGTAAATGATGATAAGATGGAGAAGAAAAAGTGGTACGAGGTAGTGAAGAAGTACGAGAAATCCCATGAGTTAAATAGCATCGGAAAGCTGGATAAAAGGATGGGACTCCCAGGATCCAGAGGGCAAGAAGGGGGTCTAACAAGAACAGGAACCAAGGGGATAAGTTGAGGTGACAAGAGGGAAGAGCTACGTGAGGATAAGTCAAAGGTAGGGGGTGACAGATGATCAGAAGATACCCGCCGTCGGGAAGATAAACCACTCACAGAAGTGGAGGTGAAGGGATTTGACCCTTAGTTGCATCTGTTAGCTTGTTTGGGGTGCAAGTGAAAACAAGCGAAGAAATCTTGCATCCGCTTGTcctattttatgtattttttaggTTAAACCCATTTCaaggtccttaaactttcattttctgATTCATTATTTAGCTTtctcaaattcttaaatttttattttttgtttcatcAGATCCCTCAACTTATATTTGACTTTCTCAGGTCcttaacttttgtttttttggtttattaagTCCTTAAACAAAGATCCATATAAGGAcccaatgaaccaaaaaataaacaattagggACTTGAGAAaggaaaataaaagttgaaggacccgatgaaccaaaaaatgaaattttaaggATCCGAATAAGTCAAATAGAAGTTAAAAGTCCTACTGAACCAAAAATGTATAGTTTAGCGACCTCAAAATAGGTTTAGCCTATTTTTTTACTAgcaaaatttaaagatattattatttttgaaaaaaataaattatatattataactaaataatataaattttttaattttttttaactatctGATCCATCAATTTTGAAAGTTATAACAATTATATTCAAgaagcaaacaaaaaaaataacaatttaattaataaaaggtAGATATAATTTGATATCTTATATTAATTTACTATAAATCAATCTATATCTGAAGAATTGTTTTATAAACTtttctatataaataaaattattttaatgacaacatttaaattttcattaaaattagatatatattttcttataatGTTATGTTTCTttcttcaattatttatttatttatagtaaaaataaattaactaggGAATTATAGaacattttataaatagatccttcattttttttatttagtgcTTGAATATAATGATGACGATTTATGATTAATTGACTAAACTACTGTTAAAATGACTTTTAAgacctatttttaatttttggttatagtcactgaaaataaaatttagtaatttatataCATTATTTGAGTGAACACTAAAAACTTTGAATTGAGAAATTAATAGAAGGTTTATGATTTCGTTACTGTTAACAATAATTTTAAGCCTTACAATTCTTCTAACTGAtacattttgaaaaatttcagTCAATTGTTTTATCATTTCTAGTCATACTTACTTTTCATATTAGAACATAAGAACATAAAAGTTTGTTTTCAATGCAAAAACTATTATTGGATCAACTTTTAGTCATACTCAACATAGATAATTGATACTCTGGTTCCAATATGTAATTGCCCGCTTTCTTTCTTTTAAGTtccaaaatatattatttgcatttaaaaatattataatttttaaaattaattttttatatatttttgcttTAGAGTTCactatttattttcataattttaaaggATAATTTAGTagtatctaataaaaaaaatgatgataaatttataaaaatttaaaagatgaattatacttttaaactatataaaactaacaaagtaaataattaattaaaatatgctTTTTTAATGTTAGtgagacaaaaaaaattgaaaggagAAAAGCtaatatttaactaaaaatatcTCTGAGATAAATTACATTATTAGTAAtaaaaaattcagaattttATGTCCTCAAACAgcaaaatatcttaaaaaatatctatcttttaactctttttcaattatatcatgaacttgtaaaattattaattttgttcaaatctaaactttttattttcagtttacccacaaatattaaattaacatttgtttcactcaaaaaaattcaaaaaaaatatttattttgaatttttgagtaaacaaaattcaaataaatcatttataagaattttttaaaatatcttttagagtaaaaaagagtcaaatttacaaaaatggatataattgaaacgaaTGGTGGAAATGTAGGCAAAATTGACTATTTTATTAGGTAAAAATGTAACTTAAAAAAGGGCtataaattcattttgaattagGATTCCCTCAAATTCATTTCAACTTGATAAAGTCAAGTTCACGATATACATCATTCacgacttaagtggcaatatgccccTCTAACTTGTAAACAATggacaattaatatataaattaactttatgggtaaatcagtatacgaatttagtgattatgggcaatttgtcccttcaatttgtaagttaattgtcttctaaattgacaatttgccTCCTTAATCtgtaaattaattttccaaaatgAGCTAATTGCTCATAATTAtcaagttcgtgtattaatttgccaataaaattaatttatgtgttaattgcccattgcttacaagttgaagggacAAATTGATACTTAAGTCTatcgttcattataaaatgaataatataaattaatttaattaaaattatattttttatttatattatatatttggtAATGAATATTGTAGACCTATTGAACTGAACCCTTCAAATTgcaatgaatttgaaaaaatttcaatcggtttttttaaaatattttacctattttaaattataataattatattattttgaaaattgcacaagtaaatatatatttaattaaattttaagaataCTGATTTTAAACCTGTAAAATGCTTAAATATATAGGTGGTTTAAAAAGAgaattaatttgtaattatcaATACATGACATGCTGTTTAATGGTAGAGAAGGGTGCAGGTGGGGGCTGGCGGTTAAAGGGCAACGAGCCAGCGGCCGCCCCCTGCCTCTTACTAATAATACAACACATTTAATTCTACTCCCTGATGCAATAAGTTAATcgctaaattgtttaaaaaatcacgaattttagtctgttttataaatttaatatgaatttttaattttaaatgttgaatccaatatttaatattttgtaattttaaacacCGAATAATTATTCGTTACAAAAtgttgatattgtttatttCGGCGTATACATCgagatttttgataaaaaaattactcggtttttagaattataaaaaaataatagttcatgcattaagttattaaaattggatgtttgtgttaaaattgtaaaacacattaaagttcatgatttttaaaatatttaatctaaataaaatttagctatttgttttaaacttaattatcGCAATCTACTATTTTTTTTGGCTTTTTTGGTTATTgttccaaacttttaaaatcggaaattttaaaatcttataTTTCAATTGTAGCCGTCTGTTTAAATTGGAGAGCAAAATATTCAAACATGTCTTTTGTGTTTGTAATTACTATGGTAAAAAAGCAATTTGGAATAATATTAAACAATTTGAAAatgatatttgattttttttcccaCTCTAATTTGAACATATGGctacaattaaaattgaaagttgagaaatgagttaaaattgacaaatttaaaagtttaagccataaataaaaagttttgaaAAGGTCAAATTTGTTGGGAGTaggcatttaaaaaaaataatacttaTTCACCTCCAATTATGTCTCATTTGCGAAATAGagcctaaaattaaaattttgttagtATGAtctatattttcaaatttttgtcaAACATATTCGTAATTTAGTACATACACAACATGGCGCCACGCACACTAAATGAGTAAACTGGAAAAGTGTTAAAATTATATAGGTGaattgatatataaatatatttttgtcttttttaattaatataaaaaatttaaatttcaaacataaaatttaaatttctactGTTGGATGTAaagtttgaatataaatttctaaattctATTGTGGAATGCAAATTTggcagaattttttttattaaattaaaattatagataagtgaaaatttcaaaaaaatataagcaAAAAACAATTTATGGTGACAAAATCAATCGATTTCCACGTCATTATTTTGGTCGGAAAAACTcagttgaaataaaaataaagtaataaaaataaaacaaaactaacGTTCGgtcatcaaaataaaataaagcaataATTTGGGTACCACATAGTCGATTACCCAATTTCTTCATATTCATGCTACTTATCAACCTtaattgaataataattaaaaaaaaaatctctgaTAATTTAACAGTTATTTCTAATTACTCAGATTCTTCCGATTTTAATTACTAGTCAAGAAATGGTGATGTATGCAAGAACATTCCACATGAAAACTTCGTATATAAATATGGAAGATCCTGAGAACCATAATTcatcaaattaaacattaatattcgaatcacattttaattattgatcATGGAGCTTCAAATCTTCTCTTTTCCTCTACTCTGCACTtctcttttcttcattttcatgttcttgaaattatttaaaaaatcctCTGCAAATAATCTACCTCCGGGACCAATCAAGCTTCCTATAATCGGAAACATGCACCAGCTTATCGGCTATCCGCCGCACCATCGCCTGAGAGATTTAGCCAAAGAAAATGGAGACATTATGAGTCTTCAGCTTGGTGAAGTTTCTAATATTGTCATTTCATCGCCCGAAGCTGCGAAGGAAGTGATGAAAACTCACGATATCGCCTTTGCTCAGCGCGCATTTCTGTTAACTGCGAGTATTATAACGTATAACTTTACGGATATCGCGTTTGCTCCGTATTCAGATTACTGGAGACAGCTTAAGAAAATTTGCATACTCGAACTGACAAGCGCGAAACGCGTTCAGTCTTTCAGATCGATCAGGGAAGAAGAAGTGCAAAATTTAATCGGTACCATTTCGTCTTTTTCGGGGGAGTCATTCAATTTTAGTAAAGAGTGGTTTCCTTTAACTTATGGGATTGCTGCTCGAGCTTCTTTTGGTGATAAATGCAAAGATCAAGAGGAATTTATTGCGCTTGTTGCAGAGATAACGAAAATGTCAGCAGGATTTAATCTAGCCGATTTCTTTCCGTCTATGAAGTTTATATATGTGATTAGTGGGATGAAATCTAAGCTCTTGAAGCTGAGGGAGTCGCTGGACAAGATTTTTGAAACCATCATTGATAATCACAGAGCCAAGAGGAAGATTGGCGGCGAATCTGACGATGTTGATGATCTTGTTGATGTTCTGTTGAGACTTCAGGAGAATGGAGAACTTGAATTTCAATTGACAACAGATAACATCAAAGCCGTCATACTGGTAAGTGTGCATTACATTCTGAGTATGAAATATGAATCAAAAAATGCCGAAAAATGTAACGCCACGACGAGATTTTGTTTTTACAGGagtaaaataaatgtaaaattattcTGCCATAAATTTGTGATGgatcactttttaaaattttgcgtTGGCGATGTTAGGTAATGTTTAGGTGCCCCATTTTTGACTTTTCTGTCAATTCTATTTCAGGACGTTTTCATAGCAGGCAGCGAGACATCATCAACAACAGTAGAATGGGCAATgtccgaaatgctgaaaaatcCTGAAATAATGAAGAAAGCACAAGATGAGGTAAGGAGTGTCGTCGGAGAAAAAGGAAATGTTGATGAAACGGATCTTGATAAATTGAGCTATTTAAAATTAGTGATCAAAGAAACTTTTAGAGTACATCCTCCTACTCCATTACGTTACAGAGAATGCAGAGAAAAATGTGAAATTAACGGATATGTAATACCAGCTAAAACCAGAGTTATCGTAAATGCATGGGCGATAGGAAGGGATCCGAATCACTGGACGAATGCTGAGACATTTTATCCGGAACGATTTCTTGATAGTTCAATTGATTTTAAAGGAAATCACTTTGAATTTATACCATTCGGTGCTGGAAGAAGGATGTGTCCTGGAATTATGTTTGGTATAGCTAATGTTGAGCTTCCGCTCGCACAATTTCTTTACCATTTTGATTGGAAGCTTGGTGATGGATTGAGCTCAGAAACTGTTGATATGGTTGAGGGTTTTGGTGCTACTGTTAGAAGGAAGAATGACCTACACTTGATTGCTATTCCACACCATAATTAACATGATATCTCTGTATTGATTTATTTCATGctgtttcttttgaaaaatattaataaaataatagatgGCTTAATTATTGAAAGGTACCATGTTttctattttgttttgttaatgGACCAAATTTTCAAGTCGTCAAtttaagtcaattttttttttgtttttcagtttcaatcgagctaatattttaaattaaagtgaaaaatagtttaaatatgCTTTTTTTATTgcttaatattgtttttatttactttttttttattttttttaaatatacaggTCATGTTTAAACATCTTTGCacttcaatttaaaataaatagttataattaaaatttaaaattttaaaaagtagaaatttataatattaaaagtatggaaaaaaaatgaaaaagaactgattttgtttgatatttttcagtgttaaatctgaaaatttatatgcttttttaGTAATTGTATTGTGGCAATAATGGCATGCGCAGTTGGCGAGTCTTGTGGAATTAAGCTAGCGTAAGACATTTCGATTTGAATAAAAGATATACATTCTCTTAATATCTTATAGAAACAATTTGTCACATTTGTTGAAAAATTAGTAATTCATAACATGAACAATTTACAAGGATTTTGCGTACAAAGACAAAATTATTGAATAAAAGGAACTAAGCTAGTCATTATTTTAAACAATCAAATGATGAGAAATAAGTGACCTAATTTAAATGCATGTCTGATTCTTAGAAACGAAATGAAATAgctactttaaaaaaataaaataattactttcATCTTGTTTAAAAGGCCTAATGCCTTAAAACactccgaccttttagcccattTTCGATCATAACCTGACTTTAAAACAATTaccaattttaccatattttgtaTTTTCGTATTTCAGTTGTACcctcaaatatttaaaaacattatctATCTTACATATATTAGTTATAACTTTTAGTTATAtgtttttaacataattttgagaaagaagataaattgttttaaaaggtACTTAAAAGTTGGATATGTCTTTCTTCATTTTTATAGTGTaatcagttttaaatttttattatttttctgagACATATTTGgtttttctaaattttagaaatttccCAATATCTatacatttttcaaaattttcaattattatatcCTCACTATTAATaaggtttttatttataattggaaaagaagaaaaagaaacaaaattaattttaaataataaactcatacttttaatattatatttatcttGCTAAACTTAATTAAGACCTACAAACTGACGGTTAAACAAACGGTTTTATTGTTTCTTCTAGatcttattgtttttttatcgCACTTTTAAAGATTTTTAGCTAACTTTTTcgtattgaaaaaaaaaacataatatcgtaaatgatatttaaaatttggcaGTTGATTCTCAATTAAGTTGGTCCAAACAATCGGTa is a window of Mercurialis annua linkage group LG2, ddMerAnnu1.2, whole genome shotgun sequence DNA encoding:
- the LOC126666729 gene encoding desmethyl-deoxy-podophyllotoxin synthase-like → MELQIFSFPLLCTSLFFIFMFLKLFKKSSANNLPPGPIKLPIIGNMHQLIGYPPHHRLRDLAKENGDIMSLQLGEVSNIVISSPEAAKEVMKTHDIAFAQRAFLLTASIITYNFTDIAFAPYSDYWRQLKKICILELTSAKRVQSFRSIREEEVQNLIGTISSFSGESFNFSKEWFPLTYGIAARASFGDKCKDQEEFIALVAEITKMSAGFNLADFFPSMKFIYVISGMKSKLLKLRESLDKIFETIIDNHRAKRKIGGESDDVDDLVDVLLRLQENGELEFQLTTDNIKAVILDVFIAGSETSSTTVEWAMSEMLKNPEIMKKAQDEVRSVVGEKGNVDETDLDKLSYLKLVIKETFRVHPPTPLRYRECREKCEINGYVIPAKTRVIVNAWAIGRDPNHWTNAETFYPERFLDSSIDFKGNHFEFIPFGAGRRMCPGIMFGIANVELPLAQFLYHFDWKLGDGLSSETVDMVEGFGATVRRKNDLHLIAIPHHN